One Triticum dicoccoides isolate Atlit2015 ecotype Zavitan chromosome 5B, WEW_v2.0, whole genome shotgun sequence genomic window carries:
- the LOC119310238 gene encoding uncharacterized protein LOC119310238 has translation SLSQLPATSNASAHAYAFAGREPAPAPDPTFFDDVVDAVADKYGWDPDAEVRVWPLDAGGALVGAVQRYEFRARAGGAAAALARASDGFVDWSRPEAPAVEEVLGPDGVDFVAGDGALAFGSGVRDLDLVGPLEVFVSDSAGGDLAELQLPSLNATYTGLKRVLVAAGVALKITGAQRVFFSHPHSIGLLANGSLVATNKDLSQILPLSHSTCAPLLHMRVVGSSVTIVAHETNVSGGHMKPLLTSDDAIELLSDQSEVNDMSDRLISACAFCSISPRLPRLEKLLKTWFSERNGFNRTMNFFEARVTSMTLVKFRLELERDITEEDDIWDDVPEWKTLPVVQRITLDVIARVEEEGRLKAISVKKVRKSLQIADATSWSSLTSNVSFADFMSLVLPPDPLSLDVKW, from the exons CGCCGACAAGTACGGCTGGGACCCCGACGCCGAGGTCCGGGTCTGGCCGCTCGACGCCGGGGGCGCGCTCGTCGGCGCCGTGCAGCGCTACGAGTTCCGCGCCCGCGCGGGGGGGGCCGCGGCCGCGCTGGCGCGGGCCTCCGACGGCTTCGTCGACTGGAGCCGCCCCGAGGCGCCCGCGGTCGAGGAGGTGCTCGGGCCCGACGGGGTCGACTTCGTCGCCGGCGACGGCGCGCTGGCGTTCGGCTCTGGCGTCAGGGACCTCGACCTCGTCGGGCCGCTCGAGGTGTTCGTCTCCGACAGCGCAGGCGGGGACCTCGCGGAGCTCCAGTTGCCGTCG TTGAATGCCACGTATACAGGGTTGAAGAGGGTACTTGTTGCTGCTGGTGTTGCATTAAAGATTACTGGTGCACAGAGAGTGTTCTTTTCCCATCCTCACAGTATAGGTCTCTTAGCAAATGGAAGCTTGGTGGCTACTAACAAGGACCTAAGTCAGATATTGCCCCTCAGCCACTCAACCTGTGCTCCGTTACTTCACATGCGTGTTGTTGGATCATCGGTTACCATAGTTGCACATGAAACCAATGTCTCTGGGGGGCACATGAAGCCCTTGTTGACTTCTGATGACGCCATCGAGTTACTATCAGACCAGTCTGAAGTGAACGACATGTCAGATCGGTTGATCTCAGCATGTGCGTTCTGCTCAATTAGTCCAAGGCTGCCGAGGCTTGAAAAACTCCTGAAGACTTGGTTCAgtgagaggaatgggttcaacagaACAATGAACTTCTTCGAAGCTAGAGTGACGTCAATGACCCTGGTAAAATTCCGTTTGGAGCTCGAGAGGGACATTACTGAAGAGGACGACATCTGGGACGATGTTCCAGAGTGGAAAACCCTGCCTGTGGTCCAGCGAATCACGCTtgacgtcatcgccagggttgaggaaGAGGGGAGGCTCAAGGCTATATCGGTGAAGAAGGTGAGGAAATCTTTACAGATAGCGGACGCTACGTCGTGGAGCAGCCTGACTTCGAATGTCTCCTTCGCAGACTTCATGTCGTTGGTCCTGCCGCCTGATCCGTTGTCACTGGATGTAAAGTGGTAA